One Streptococcus sp. VT 162 genomic window, GCTCCATCCTCAACCCATCAACGATTGTTATCGGTGGTGGGGTGTCAGCTGCGGGAGAATTCCTTCTCCAAGGCGTGCAAAAGGTTTATGATGAAAATACCTTCCCACAAGTACGCACATCAACTAAATTAGCTCTCGCAACTCTAGGAAATGACGCTGGAGTTATCGGAGCAGCATCACTTGTATTGCAATAAGATCATAAAAGGAGAAAAACACTACTTTAAAGCCAGTGATTTTCCTCCTTTCTTTTTTTATGCTATACTAGTTAGGACAATAAATGAGGTGAGAGTAAATGACAAAAGCAGATACGATTTTTAAAGAAAATATTGAACGAATCCTCAAAGACGGTGTCTTTTCTGAGCAGGCTCGTCCCAAGTACAAGGATGGGACAGTTGCTAATTCCAAGTACGTAACGGGTGCCTTTGCGGAGTATGATTTGTCTAAGGGGGAATTCCCCATCACAACCTTGCGTCCCATTGCGATCAAATCTGCCATCAAGGAAGTGCTCTGGATTTACCAAGATCAGTCTAATAGCCTAGATGTTCTCAATGATAAGTACAATGTTCACTACTGGAATGACTGGGAAGTGGGAGATACGGGAACCATCGGTGAACGCTATGGGGCGGTCGTTAAGAAACACGACATCATTAACAAGATTCTCAAGCAGTTGGAAGCCAATCCTTGGAATCGTCGCAATATCATCTCGCTCTGGGATTATGAGGCTTTTGAGGCAACAGACGGCCTCCTTCCATGCGCCTTTCAGACCATGTTTGATGTCCGTCGAGTAGATGGGGAAATCTATCTGGATGCGACCTTGACCCAGCGTTCGAATGATATGTTGGTGGCCCACCATATCAATGCCATGCAGTATGTGGCTTTACAGATGATGATTGCTAAGCATTTTGGATGGAAGGTTGGGAAGTTTTTCTATTTTATCAACAACCTCCATATCTATGATAATCAGTTTGAACAAGCTCAGGAATTGCTCCGTCGTGAGCCGTCAAACTGCCAACCACGCTTGATTTTAAATGTTCCTGATGGGACCAATTTCTTTGATATCAAAGCGGAGGACTTTGAGTTGGTTGACTATAATCCGGTTAAGCCACAGCTGAAGTTTGATTTGGCTATTTAATAACATAAAAAGAAGTTGAGATTTCTCAACTTCTTTTGTTGCTTAATGTGATACGCGACGGCGAGCCGCTTTTTTACGGTTTTCTTCGATGAAAGCTGCTTTTTGCTCTTCTGGCTCAATCACTTTCTTTTTAATTGCGTACACTGCACCTGCAACGGCAGCGACAGTTCCTGCGACACCTGTTACAAGACCTTTAGCGAATCCTTTAGCCATGAGTCTTCCTCCTTTATCTTCCCGATCAGCCAGGCTCCTTAAGTGGTAGCATTTTTCTGACTGACCTTTTTGTGATATAATAATAGTAACGAAAAAATGGAAATTTTTCAAGGAAAAAAGATGAAAACAAAAATAATTGTGATTGTTGGACCGACTGCTGTTGGGAAGACAGCCCTTGCTATCGAAGTGGCCAAGCTCTTTGATGGAGAGGTGGTCAGTGGTGACAGTCAGCAAGTATACAGAGGGTTGGATATTGGGACGGCCAAGGTTAGCCCAGAGGAGCAAGTAGCTGTTCCTCATCATTTGATTGATGTCAGAGAGGTGACCGAGTCTTACTCGGCTTTTGATTTTGTTTCAGAAGCTAAGAAGGCCATTGAGGATATTCAAAACCGTGGCAAGCTAGCCATTATCGCTGGAGGCACAGGCCTTTATATCCAGAGCTTGCTTGAAGGCTATCATCTAGGTGGGGAAACACCTCATGAGGAGATATTAGCCTATCGAGCTAGTTTAGAGCCTTTATCAGATGAAGAATTAGCCAATCTTGTGGAGCAAGCAGGCCTTGAAATTCCCCAGTTTAACCGTCGTCGTGCCATGCGTGCCTTGGAAATTGTCCATTTTGGTCAGGATTTGGAAAATCAGGAAAGTCCTTATGAACCTTTGATTATCTGCTTGGATGATGAACGCAGTCAGCTTTATGAACGGATTAACCATCGTGTGGATTTGATGTTTGAGGCTGGATTATTGGATGAAGCCAAGTGGCTCTTTGAGCATTATCCAGATGTACCAGCAGCCAAAGGCATTGGCTACAAGGAACTTTTTCCTTATTTCCGTGGGGAGCAAACTCTTGAGGAAGCCAGCGATAGTCTCAAACAGGCGACTCGCCGTTTTGCTAAGCGTCAGTTGACCTGGTTCCGTAATCGCATGCAGGTCACCTTTTATCAGATAGGAGAGCCTGGTGTGCAAGACCGTATTTTAAGCCAGATAGAGGAGTTTTTAGATGATTGAAACGGAGAAAAAAGAGGAACGGGTCCTGCTCATTGGTGTTGAACTGCAGGGTATGGATAATTTCGACCTCTCCATGGAAGAGTTGGCCAGTCTGGCTAAGACAGCTGGGGCAGTCGTAGTAGATAGCTACAGGCAAAAACGGGAAAAGTATGACTCCAAGACCTTCGTTGGTTCTGGTAAGTTGGAAGAGATTGCGCGGATGGTTGATGCAGAAGAAATTACTACTGTCATCGTCAATAATCGCTTGACTCCACGGCAAAATGTCAATTTAGAAGAAGTTCTCGGTGTCAAGGTCATTGACCGTATGCAGTTGATTCTGGATATCTTTGCCATGCGGGCTCGAAGCCATGAAGGAAAACTCCAAGTTCATTTGGCTCAGCTCAAGTATCTCTTGCCCCGCTTGGTTGGTCAGGGGATTATGCTCAGCCGTCAGGCAGGGGGAATTGGTTCCCGTGGACCTGGTGAAAGTCAGCTGGAACTGAACCGTCGTAGTGTTCGTAATCAAATCACAGATATCGAGCGCCAGCTCAAGGTGGTTGAGAAAAATCGGGCGACAGTCAGAGAAAAACGCTTGGAGTCAAGCACCTTTAAGATTGGTTTGATTGGCTACACCAATGCTGGGAAATCAACCATCATGAACACCTTGACCAGTAAGACCCAGTATGAAGCAGACGAGCTCTTTGCGACTCTGGATGCGACGACAAAGAGTATCCATTTGGGAGGTAATCTACAGGTGACTTTAACTGATACGGTTGGCTTTATCCAAGATTTGCCAACTGAATTGGTGTCCAGTTTCAAGTCAACCTTGGAAGAAAGTAAGCATGTAGACCTTCTGGTTCATGTCATCGATGCCAGCAATCCTTACCACGAGGAACATGAAAAAACAGTCCTGTCCATCATGAAAGACCTGGACATGGAGGATATTCCTCGCCTGACCCTTTATAATAAAGCGGATTTGGTGGAGGATTTCATGCCTACCCAAACGCCGTATGCCCTCATTTCTGCCAAGTCTGAAGATAGTCGTGAGCAGTTGCAGGCTTTGTTTTTAGAGAAAATCAAGGAGATTTTTGAAGTCTTTACTCTGCGCGTGCCCTTTTCTAAGTCTTACAAGATTCATGATTTAGAAAATGTAGCGATTCTGGAAGAGCGCGACTATCAAGATGACGGTGAAGTCATTACAGGCTACATTTCTGAGAAAAATAAATGGAGATTAGAGGAATTTTATGACTGATATTAAAACTTTGGCTCTAAAGTATGGAGGCTATACAAGTCTGGATAAGATCTATCTGGATCAGCTTCTAGCTGGCAAAGCAGAGCAGGAGCAGTTAGCTCTCATCACACCTCCTCCGAGTGTAGTCAATGCCTACTTTGCTGAACTCTACCAGAAAAAGAGTCCTGAAGCTGCGACGGATTATTTTTCAGAACTCAGTCAGGAACTGAACCTCTACAATGCTGAGCCAAGTTTCACCTTTGAAAATAAGCCTTTTATTCGTCTTAATTTATCTGGCAAATCTTTTGGATTTTGCTATGAGAGTGAGGGGCTGGGGCGGATTTTCTCTGAAAATGAAGAGGAAATCTCGGATGACTTACTTTTTGAAATTGCGCAAATTTTCCCCCATCAACTCGTCTTTGAAGAGTCTGGAAAGATTTACATGAAGCCTGTCGGAGATGAGGAAGTTGTTAGTGTGGAGAGTCTCACAGATTTGACTGATTTGGAAAGCTTGGCGGATGGTCGTAAACGTCTCAAAGGCTACAGTCAAGAGGATTTACTGCAAGAAGCTGTTGCTTTTTCTGGCAGTCGCTATTTCCGATCGGAAAACCGCACAGCCATGTTATATATTGATTAATTAGAAAGTATCGAATGGATATTCAATTTTTAGGAACAGGGGCTGGTCAGCCCTCTAAAGCCCGCAATGTTTCAAGTCTCGCCCTGAAACTCTTGGACGAGATTAACGAAGTCTGGCTTTTTGACTGTGGAGAAGGAACGCAAAATCGTATTCTGGAAACCACGATTCGACCACGTAAGGTCAGCAAAATCTTTATCACCCACCTGCATGGAGATCATATCTTTGGCTTGCCAGGATTCCTTTCTAGCCGTGCCTTTCAGGCAAATGAGGAGCAGACGGATTTGGACATCTATGGACCGCAAGGAATCAAGTCATTTGTTTTAACCAGCCTTCGTGTGTCAAGCTCTCGTCTGCCTTACCGAATTCATTTTCATGAGTTTGAGCAAGATTCTCTAGGGAAAATCCTTGAGACCGATAAATTCACTGTGTATGCAGAGGAGCTGGACCACACTATTTTCTGTGTTGGCTATCGTGTCATGCAAAAGGACTTAGAAGGTACCTTGGATGCTGAAAGACTTAAGGCTGCTGGTGTTCCATTTGGCCCGCTTTTTGGAAAAATCAAAAACGGTCAGGACGTTGTTCTAGAAGACGGAACTGAAATCAAAGCTGCTGACTATATCTCAGCGCCACGTCCAGGTAAGATTATCACCATTCTGGGCGACACCCGAAAAACCAATGCTAGTGTGCGTCTGGCTGTCAACGCCGATGTCTTGGTTCACGAGTCGACTTATGGCAAAGGAGATGAAAAAATTGCCCGCAACCACGGTCACTCAACCAATATGCAGGCAGCACAAGTAGCAGCAGAAGCCGGTGCTAAGCGCCTCCTGCTCAATCATATCAGCGCTCGTTTCCTTTCAAAAGATATCAGCCAGCTCAAGAAAGATGCGGCAACTGTTTTTGAAAATGTCCATGTGGTTAAAGACTTGGAAGAAGTGGAAATTTAGAAGATTGAGAAAGGATAAGTATGCGTACTATTCTGATTACCGGAGCAAGCGGTGGCTTAGCCCAAGAAATGGTCAAACTCTTGCCAAATGACCAACTCATCTTGCTAGGTAGAAACAAGGAAAAACTAGTCCAACTATATGGAAATCATCCTCATGTGGAATTGATTGAAATCGATATTACTGATGACTCAGCCCTAGAAGCTCTGGTAGCTGACCTCTATCTCCGTTATGGCAAGATTGATGTCTTGATTAACAACGCTGGCTATGGAATTTTTGAAGATTTCGACCAGATTTCTGACAAAGACATTCACCAGATGTTTGAGGTTAATACCTTTGCTCTGATGAATCTATCTCGTCGTCTTGGAACTTGCATGAAGGAGAGGGGAAAAGGGCATATCATCAATATCATCAGTATGGCAGGTTTGATAGCGACTAGCAAGTCCAGTCTCTACTCAGCGACAAAGTTTGCGGCTATTGGATTTTCAAATGCGCTGCGCCTCGAACTGATTCCCTACGGTGTCTATCTAACGACGGTTAATCCAGGTCCAATCCGCACAGGATTTTTTGACCAGGCTGACCCAGATGGGACCTACCTCAAGTCGGTTGATCGATTTCTCTTAGAACCAGATGCAGTGGCTAGAAAGATTGTCAAAATCATAGGAAAAAACAAACGGGAACTCAATCTACCAGTTTTGTTGAACCTAGCCTATAAGTTTTATACCCTCTTTCCCAAATTAGCCGATAAGTTGGCAGGGGGAATCTTTAATTATAAGTAAAAGGAGTTCCTTACAAAAGGAACTTTTTTTATAATATTGAACTGAGTGTCAAAAATTTGTTTGTTTTTGTTCTAAATCTACATTCACTTTTTTTGAGTCTTCTACAAATTTTAGAAAAAACAATCAAAAATATGATTTTTTGTGTTTAGGGTATTGAAATTTCCTATATTATTTTATAAAATAAGGGTAAAAGGCTATGAAAAAGTAATACGCTTACAAATAAATGGAAGCGGTTACCAAAGGAGGATTTTATGGAAAAAGGCCATTGGAATCGTAAAAGAGTCTACAGCATTCGTAAGTTTGCCGTAGGCGCTTGCTCTGTCATGATTGGAACCTGTGCGGTTCTATTTGGAGGAAGTGTCATTGGAGAATCACCAGTTTTCGCGGATGAAACTCCAATTACTCACACTGTTGAACAAGCAAAAGAGGAAAGTCCGGCAGTGGAGGAAAAAGAAAATCAAGCTGTAACAGAGCACAAGGATGCTGCAAGTGTCGACCAAAGTCAAGCTGCTCCAATTGAAGCAAGCAAACCAGAGGTGAAAGAAGAGGAACCTGTAGCTCCAAAAGAGGAGAAAGCATCTCTAAAACCTGAAGAAACAGCTCCAAAGGTAGAATCTCAAGCTTCAAGTCAAGAAAAGCCTGTCAAGGAAGAGTTGAAAGCTGCGACAAATGAAGAAGTGAATCAAATGATTGAAGATAGAAAAGTGAATTTTAATCAAAATTGGCACTTTAAACTCAATGCGAACCCTAAAGAAGCTGTGAAATCAGATGCCGACGTATCAACATGGCAAAAATTGGATCTCCCACACGACTGGAGTATCTTTAACGATTTTGACCATCAGTCACCTGCCCAAAACGAGGGTGGACAGCTCAATGGTGGTGAAGCTTGGTATCGCAAGACCTTTAAACTTGATGAAAAAGATCTCAAGAAAAATGTTCGTGTCACTTTTGATGGTGTCTATATGGACTCTCAAGTCTATGTCAATGGCCAGTTAGTGGGGCATTATCCAAATGGTTATAACCAGTTCTCATACGATATCACCAAATACCTTCACAAAGATGGTCGTGAGAATGTGATTGCTGTCCATGCGGTTAACAAACAGCCAAGTAGCCGTTGGTACTCAGGTAGTGGTATCTACCGTGATGTGACCTTGCAAGTGACAGATAAGGTTCATGTTGAGAAAAATGGGACAACCATCTTAACACCAAAGCTAGAACAACAGCAACATGGCAAGGTTGAAACTCATGTAGCAAGCAAAATCGTCAATACAGATGATAAAGACCATGAACTGCTGGCAGAGTATCAAATCGTTGAACGTGGTGGTCAGGCTGTAACAGGTTTGGTTCGTACAGCGAGCCGTACCTTGAAAGCACATGAGTCAACAAGTCTTGATGCGATTTTAGAAGTTGAACAACCAAAACTCTGGACCGTTTTAAATGACAAACCTGCCTTGTATGAACTGGTTACGCGTGTTTACCGTGACGGTCAATTGGTTGATGCTAAGAAAGATTTGTTTGGTTACCGTTACTATCATTGGACTCCAAATGAAGGTTTCTCTTTGAATGGTGAACGCATTAAATTCCATGGTGTTTCCTTGCACCATGACCACGGAGCGCTTGGAGCAGAAGAAAACTATAAGGCAGAATACCGTCGTCTCAAACAAATGAAGGAGATGGGCGTTAACGCCATCCGTACAACTCATAACCCTGCAAGTCCACAGACCTTGCAAATCGCAGCAGAACTTGGTTTGCTGGTTCAGGAAGAGGCCTTTGATACGTGGTATGGTGGTAAGAAACCTTATGACTACGGACGTTTCTTTGAAAAAGACGCTACTCACCCAGAAGCTAGAAAAGGTGAAAAATGGTCTGACTACGATCTTCGTACCATGGTCGAAAGAGATAAAAATAACCCAGCTGTCTTCATGTGGTCTATCGGAAACGAAATCGGTGAAGCCGATGGAAAGGCTCACTCTCTTGCAACGGTTAAACGCTTAGTAAAAGTGATTAAAGATGTTGATACTACACGTTATGTTACTATGGGAGCAGATAAGTTCCGCTTTGGTGATGGTAGCGGTGATCATGAGAAAATTGCTAATGAACTGGATGCAGTTGGTTTCAACTATTCAGAAGACAACTACAAGAAACTTCGTGCGAAACATCCAAACTGGTTGATTTATGGTTCAGAAACATCTTCTGCAACCCGTACACGCGGTAGCTATTATCGTCCTGAAAGTGAATTAAAACATAGTAACGGACCTGAACGTCATTACGAACAGTCTGACTATGGTAATGACCGGGTTAACTGGGGTAAAACGGCAACAGATTCATGGACCTTTGACCGTGACAACGCTGGCTATGCTGGACAGTTTATCTGGACAGGTACGGACTATATCGGTGAGCCTACACCATGGCACAACCAAAACCAAACTCCTGTTAAGAGCTCTTACTTTGGTATCGTAGATACAGCTGGTATTCCAAAAAATGACTTTTATCTCTACCAAAGCCAATGGGTTTCTGCCAAGAAGAAACCGATGGTACACCTTCTTCCTCACTGGAACTGGGAAAATAGAGAATTAGCAGACAAAGTTGCTGACTCAGAAGGTAAGATCCCAGTTCGTGCCTACTCAAACGCTGCAAGTGTTGAATTGTTCTTGAACGGTCAATCTCTCGGTGTTAAAAAGTTCAACAAAAAACAAACTAGTGATGGTCGTACCTACCAAGAAGGTGCCAATGCTAAGGAACTCTATCTTGAGTGGAAGGTTGCTTACCAACCAGGTACCTTAGAAGCAGTAGCTCGTGATGAAGCTGGTAAAGAAATTGCACGTGACAAGATTACCACTGCAGGTCAACCTGCAGGTGTTCGTCTCATCAAGGAAGAACACGCAATCGCTGCAGATGGAAAAGACTTGACTTACATCTACTATGAAATCGTAGACAGCCAAGGAAATGTGGTACCAACTGCCAATAATTTGGTTCGTTTCCAATTGCATGGACAAGGTCAACTGGTCGGTGTTGATAATGGGGAACAAGCCAGCCGTGAACGCTACAAGGCACAACCTGATGGTTCTTGGATCCGCAGAGCCTTTAACGGTAAAGGGGTTGCCATTGTTAAATCAACTGAGCAAGCAGGTAAATTCACTCTAACAGCCCATTCAGATCTCTTGAAATCTGGTCAAGTAACGGTCTTTACTGGTAAAAAAGAAGACCAAGAAAAGACCGTTCTCGGAACAGAAGTACCAAAAGTACGTACTGTTATTGAGAAAGAGCCAAAAATGCCGAAGACAGTCGGTTTTATCTACAGTGATGGCAGTCGTGAAAAACGTCCAGTAACTTGGTCTTCAGTTGATGTGAGCCAAGCAGGAGTTGTGACTGTTAAAGGTATGGCAGACGGACGCGAAGTTGAGGCCCGTGTCGAAATTCTAGCAATCGCAAATGAGCTTCCAACTGTTAAGCGTGTTGCTCCAGGAACAGACTTGAGCGCTGTTGACAAATACGTTTCTATTGCTGTTACGGATGGAAGCGTACAAGAATACGAAGTTGATAAGTGGGAGATTTCGGAAGCAGATAAAGCTAAACTGTCAGTTGCAGGATCACGTATTCAAATGACTGGTCAACTGGGTGGTGAGACTATTCACGCTACCCTTGTGGTAGAAGAAGGTAATCCTGCGGCTCCTGCAGTACCAAATGTAACTGTTGGTGGCGAATCTGTCACTGGTCTTACTACTCAAAATCCAATGCAATATCGAACTCTTGCTTACGGTGCATCCTTGCCAGAAGTTGTAGCAAGTGCTGAAAATGCGGATGTTACTGTAGTCCAAGCAAGTGCAGCAAACGGCATGCGTGCAAGCATCTATGTTCAACCAAAAGATGGTGGACCTCTTCAAACATATGCAATTCAATTCCTTGAAGAAGCACCAAAAATTGACCACTTGAGCTTACAAGTAGAGCAAGCTGACGGTCTTAAAGAAGACCAAACAGTGAAATTGTCTGTCCTTGCACACTATCAAGACGGAACACAAGCAGTTCTACCAGCAGATAAGGTGACCTTCTCTACAAGTGGTGAAGGGGAAGTCGCAGTTCGTAAAGGAATGCTTGAGTTGCATAAGCCAGGAACAGTCACTCTCAAAGCAGAATATGAGGGGGCTACAGGTCAAATCGATCTTACGATCCAGGCCAATACTGAGAAAAAAGTAGCCCAATCTATCCGTCCAGTAAACGTAGTAACAGACTTGCATCAAGAACCTACTCTTCCAGCAACAGTGACAGTAGAGTATGACAAAGGTTTCCCTAAAACTCATAAAGTCACTTGGCAAGCCATTCCAAAAGAAAAACTCGACCACTATCAAACCTTTGAAGTTCTAGGTAAAGTTGAAGGAATTGACCTTGAAGCGCGTGCTAAAGTCTCTGTAGAAGGTATTGTTTCGGTTGAAGAAGTCAGCGTGACAACACCAATTGCAGAAGCGCCACAATTACCAGAAAGTGTTCGTACCTACGATTCAAATGGTCACGTTTCAGCTGCCAAGGTTGCATGGGATGCGATTCAATCAGAGCAATACGCCAAGGAAGGTGTCTTTACAGTTAATGGTCGCCTAGAAGGTACGCAATTAACAACTAAACTTCATGTTCGCGTATCTGCTCAAACTGAGAAGGGAGCAAACATTTCTGACCAATGGACCGGATCAGAATTGCCACTGGCCTTTGCTTCAGACTCAAATCCAACTGATCCTGTTTCAAACGTCAACGATAAATTGATTTCCTTTAATGACCGCCCAGCTAATCGTTGGACAAACTGGAACCGTACTAATCCAGAAGCTTCAGTTGGTGTCCTATTCGGAGATTCAGGTATTTTGAGCAAACGTTCAGTTGATAATCTAAGTGTCGGATTCCACGAAGACCACGGAGTTGGTGTACCGAAGTCTTATGTGATTGAATATTATGTCGGTAAGACCGTTCCAACAGCCCCTAAAAACCCTAGCTTTGTAGGTGAGGAAAACCATGCCTTTAACGATCCTGCAAACTGGAAAGAGGTAAGCAATCTCAAAGCACCAGCTCAATTAAAAGCTGGAGAAATGAATCATTTCAGCTTTGATAAAGTTGAGACCTATGCGGTTCGCATTCGTATGGTTCGACTTGATAGCAAGAAAGGAACGTCTATCACAGAAGTACAAATCTTTGCAAAACAAGTCGCAGCAGCCAAACAAGGACAAACAAGAATCCAAGTTGACGGTAAAGACTTAGCAAACTTTAACCCTGATTTGACTGACTACTACCTTGAGTCAGTAGATGGAAAAGTTCCTGCAGTAACAGCAAGTGTTAGCAACAATGGTCTCGCCACCGTCGTTCCAAGTGTTCGTGAAGGTGAGCCAGTTCGTGTTATCGCGAAGGCTGAAAATGGTGATATCCTAGGAGAATACCGTCTACACTTTACAAGCAATAAAGACTTGCTCTCTCGTAAACCAGTTGCCGCGGTCAAACAAGCTCGCTTGCTACAAGTAGGGCAACCGCTTGAATTGCCAACTAAGGTTCCTGTTTATTTCACAGGTAAAGACGGTTACGAAACAAAAGACTTGGCAGTAGAATGGGAAGAAGTTCCAGCAGAAAAGCTGACAAAAGCAGGTCAATTTACCGTTCGAGGTCGTGTCCTTGGTAGTGATCTTGTTGCTGAGTTCACTGTACGAGTGACAGACAAACTTGGCGAAGCTCTTTCAAATAACCCAGAGTATGATGAAAATAGTAACCGCGCCTTTGCTTCAGCCACTAACGACATTGATAGAAACTCCCATGACCGTGTGGACTATCTCAATGACGGAAATCATTCAGAAAATCGTCGTTGGACAAACTGGTCTCCAACACCATCTTCTAATCCAGAAGTATCAGCAGGTGTGATCTTCCGTGAAAATGGTAAGATTGTAGAACGGACTGTAGCGCAAGCCAAACTTCACTTCTTTGCAGATAGTGGTACAGATGCACCATCTAAACTCGTTTTGGAACGCTATATTGGCCCAGATTTTGAAGTGCCTACCTACTATTCAAACTACCAAGCCTACGATGCAGCTCATCCATTTAACAATCCAGAAAACTGGGAAGCTGTGCCTTATCGTGCGGACAAAGACATTGCAGCTGGTGATGAAATCAACGTAACATTTAAAGCTGTCAAAGCCAAAGCCATGAGATGGCGTATGGATCGTAAAGCTGACAAGAGCGGTGTTGCGATGATTGAGATGACCTTCCTTGCACCGAGTGAATTGCCTCAAGAAAGTACCCAATCAAAAATTCTTGTAGATGGAAAAGAGCTTTCTGGCTTCGCTGAAGATCGTCAAGACTACCAAATCACCTATAAAGGTCAACGTCCAAAAGTCTCAGTCGAAGAAAGCAATCAAGTAGCTTCAACAGTTGTAGATAGCGGAGACGATAGCCTTCCAGTACTTGTTCGTCTTGTTTCAGAAAGTGGAAAACAAGTCAAGGAATACCGTATCCAGTTGACTAAGGAAAAACCAGTTTCTGAGAAGACTGTTGCTGCTGTACAAGAAGAACTTCCAAAACTCGAATTTGTTGAAAACGATTTGGCCTACAAGACAGTTGAGAAAAAGGATTCAACGCTGTATCTAGGAGAAACTCGTGTAGAACAAGAAGGAAAAGTTGGTAAGGAACGGATCTTCACAGTGGTTAATCCTAGTGGAAGTAAGGAAGAAAAACTCCGTGAAGTGGTAGAGGCTCCGACAGACCGCATCGTCTTGGTCGGAACAAAACCAGGAACCTCTCTTCCAGAAGACGAAGTGAAGAACCTTGTCCTCGACAGACCCGAACTTATAGTCGAAGAAGAAACCATCGACTTCAAGGTTCAGGAGCGTAAGTCTGATAAGTTGTATCTAGGAGAAACTCGTGTCCTACAAGAAGGTCAAAAAGGTATTCGTCTTCACTTGATTGAAGTAGAAAATGGAAAACGTCAGCTTAAAGAAACTTACGATAAAGTCGCTGCTCAAGATCGTATAGTAGAAGTTGGCACTAAACCAGGAACTTCTCTTCCAGAAGATGAAGTGAAGAACCTAGTCCTTAACAGACCAGAACTTGTAATCGAAGAAGAAACAATTGATTTCAAGGTTCAGGAACAAAAGAATGATCAGCTTCCAGTAGGTCAAATTCGTGTTCTCCAAGAAGGTCAAAAAGGTATCCGTGTTCACTTAATCGAAGTTGAAAATGGCAAGCGAACTGAAAAAGAAAGCTATGATAAAGTCATGGCTCAAGATCGCATTGTAGAAGTTGGTACGGCTAGTGAAACAACTAAACCAGTACCTCAAGAATCTACAAAACCACAAGTATCAGAAAAAGCAGATACAAAAGAAATTGCTTTAAATGCAGCTAGTCAAGCTCAAGAAGAACAGTTACCAAATACAGGAAGTGCAGAAAGTCAAGCAGCTCTAGCAGCAGGCCTAGCTCTTCTTGGCTTGAGTGCAGGTCT contains:
- a CDS encoding beta-galactosidase, with product MEKGHWNRKRVYSIRKFAVGACSVMIGTCAVLFGGSVIGESPVFADETPITHTVEQAKEESPAVEEKENQAVTEHKDAASVDQSQAAPIEASKPEVKEEEPVAPKEEKASLKPEETAPKVESQASSQEKPVKEELKAATNEEVNQMIEDRKVNFNQNWHFKLNANPKEAVKSDADVSTWQKLDLPHDWSIFNDFDHQSPAQNEGGQLNGGEAWYRKTFKLDEKDLKKNVRVTFDGVYMDSQVYVNGQLVGHYPNGYNQFSYDITKYLHKDGRENVIAVHAVNKQPSSRWYSGSGIYRDVTLQVTDKVHVEKNGTTILTPKLEQQQHGKVETHVASKIVNTDDKDHELLAEYQIVERGGQAVTGLVRTASRTLKAHESTSLDAILEVEQPKLWTVLNDKPALYELVTRVYRDGQLVDAKKDLFGYRYYHWTPNEGFSLNGERIKFHGVSLHHDHGALGAEENYKAEYRRLKQMKEMGVNAIRTTHNPASPQTLQIAAELGLLVQEEAFDTWYGGKKPYDYGRFFEKDATHPEARKGEKWSDYDLRTMVERDKNNPAVFMWSIGNEIGEADGKAHSLATVKRLVKVIKDVDTTRYVTMGADKFRFGDGSGDHEKIANELDAVGFNYSEDNYKKLRAKHPNWLIYGSETSSATRTRGSYYRPESELKHSNGPERHYEQSDYGNDRVNWGKTATDSWTFDRDNAGYAGQFIWTGTDYIGEPTPWHNQNQTPVKSSYFGIVDTAGIPKNDFYLYQSQWVSAKKKPMVHLLPHWNWENRELADKVADSEGKIPVRAYSNAASVELFLNGQSLGVKKFNKKQTSDGRTYQEGANAKELYLEWKVAYQPGTLEAVARDEAGKEIARDKITTAGQPAGVRLIKEEHAIAADGKDLTYIYYEIVDSQGNVVPTANNLVRFQLHGQGQLVGVDNGEQASRERYKAQPDGSWIRRAFNGKGVAIVKSTEQAGKFTLTAHSDLLKSGQVTVFTGKKEDQEKTVLGTEVPKVRTVIEKEPKMPKTVGFIYSDGSREKRPVTWSSVDVSQAGVVTVKGMADGREVEARVEILAIANELPTVKRVAPGTDLSAVDKYVSIAVTDGSVQEYEVDKWEISEADKAKLSVAGSRIQMTGQLGGETIHATLVVEEGNPAAPAVPNVTVGGESVTGLTTQNPMQYRTLAYGASLPEVVASAENADVTVVQASAANGMRASIYVQPKDGGPLQTYAIQFLEEAPKIDHLSLQVEQADGLKEDQTVKLSVLAHYQDGTQAVLPADKVTFSTSGEGEVAVRKGMLELHKPGTVTLKAEYEGATGQIDLTIQANTEKKVAQSIRPVNVVTDLHQEPTLPATVTVEYDKGFPKTHKVTWQAIPKEKLDHYQTFEVLGKVEGIDLEARAKVSVEGIVSVEEVSVTTPIAEAPQLPESVRTYDSNGHVSAAKVAWDAIQSEQYAKEGVFTVNGRLEGTQLTTKLHVRVSAQTEKGANISDQWTGSELPLAFASDSNPTDPVSNVNDKLISFNDRPANRWTNWNRTNPEASVGVLFGDSGILSKRSVDNLSVGFHEDHGVGVPKSYVIEYYVGKTVPTAPKNPSFVGEENHAFNDPANWKEVSNLKAPAQLKAGEMNHFSFDKVETYAVRIRMVRLDSKKGTSITEVQIFAKQVAAAKQGQTRIQVDGKDLANFNPDLTDYYLESVDGKVPAVTASVSNNGLATVVPSVREGEPVRVIAKAENGDILGEYRLHFTSNKDLLSRKPVAAVKQARLLQVGQPLELPTKVPVYFTGKDGYETKDLAVEWEEVPAEKLTKAGQFTVRGRVLGSDLVAEFTVRVTDKLGEALSNNPEYDENSNRAFASATNDIDRNSHDRVDYLNDGNHSENRRWTNWSPTPSSNPEVSAGVIFRENGKIVERTVAQAKLHFFADSGTDAPSKLVLERYIGPDFEVPTYYSNYQAYDAAHPFNNPENWEAVPYRADKDIAAGDEINVTFKAVKAKAMRWRMDRKADKSGVAMIEMTFLAPSELPQESTQSKILVDGKELSGFAEDRQDYQITYKGQRPKVSVEESNQVASTVVDSGDDSLPVLVRLVSESGKQVKEYRIQLTKEKPVSEKTVAAVQEELPKLEFVENDLAYKTVEKKDSTLYLGETRVEQEGKVGKERIFTVVNPSGSKEEKLREVVEAPTDRIVLVGTKPGTSLPEDEVKNLVLDRPELIVEEETIDFKVQERKSDKLYLGETRVLQEGQKGIRLHLIEVENGKRQLKETYDKVAAQDRIVEVGTKPGTSLPEDEVKNLVLNRPELVIEEETIDFKVQEQKNDQLPVGQIRVLQEGQKGIRVHLIEVENGKRTEKESYDKVMAQDRIVEVGTASETTKPVPQESTKPQVSEKADTKEIALNAASQAQEEQLPNTGSAESQAALAAGLALLGLSAGLVATKGKKED